In Gammaproteobacteria bacterium, a genomic segment contains:
- a CDS encoding DUF885 domain-containing protein, translating to MMKIMMVLCVSLLMCAPGLAAADQSPENQATVALHQLITTSWQREMREHPLEASADGFHEYDGNWPDVSLAAIAREHEEDIQTLKDLAAIDRSQLSGEDQVSYDLFKYRYDMSVDGYQFKGYLMPMNQLGGIQTLSTLTHTLRFENLEDYQNYVKRLQTLDVFMDQTIDLLKAGVQAGMTKPQVVMQRIPHQIAANVVSQPEDSQFYAPFKNMPNTIPAAEQTQLRAQAKAAIANVVVPAYRKLQNYYDNDYLPHCRKTIAAEALPNGKAYYAFEVRQYTTTDMTPEQIHQLGLQKVAQIHAQMEQIFKQVGFKGSYQDFLHYLRTNPRFYYKDPQDLLEAYRAAAKNVDPHLMQFFPVWILPRVTYGVRPIPAALAPDTYPAYSVPPAGDGSVAGYMAVNLYKPETRPKYDIQVLTCHEGRPGHQLQIPIGMELKNLPDFRRFDYYSSYGEGWALYTETLCNEMGLYDTPYKKFGYLDYQMWRAVRLVVDTGIHSEGWTRAQAVKYFEDNTALSLQNINTEVDRYIAWPGQALSYMIGEIEIQKLRAQAEQTLGSKFDIKAFHAAVLEHGNVPLTVLQQVVDQWIQDAQAGKSEPHP from the coding sequence ATGATGAAAATAATGATGGTTTTGTGTGTCTCGCTGCTGATGTGCGCGCCGGGTTTGGCGGCGGCGGATCAGTCGCCGGAAAATCAGGCAACCGTCGCACTGCACCAGCTCATTACAACTTCCTGGCAACGTGAGATGCGCGAGCATCCGCTGGAAGCTTCGGCGGACGGGTTTCACGAATACGACGGCAACTGGCCGGACGTGAGCCTTGCGGCCATCGCACGCGAACATGAAGAAGACATCCAGACGCTGAAAGATCTGGCGGCGATTGACCGCAGCCAGTTGTCCGGCGAGGACCAGGTGAGCTATGACCTGTTCAAGTACCGCTACGACATGTCGGTGGACGGTTATCAGTTCAAGGGATATTTGATGCCCATGAACCAGTTGGGCGGCATCCAGACCTTGAGCACACTCACGCATACATTGCGCTTCGAGAACCTCGAGGATTATCAGAACTACGTGAAACGTCTGCAAACGCTCGACGTTTTCATGGACCAGACTATTGATCTGCTCAAGGCCGGCGTACAAGCAGGCATGACGAAACCACAGGTGGTGATGCAGCGCATTCCGCACCAGATCGCCGCCAACGTCGTGTCCCAGCCGGAAGACAGCCAGTTCTACGCGCCTTTCAAGAACATGCCGAACACCATTCCCGCGGCCGAGCAGACGCAGTTGCGCGCCCAAGCCAAGGCTGCGATTGCCAACGTGGTGGTGCCGGCGTATCGCAAGTTGCAGAACTATTACGACAACGATTACCTGCCTCATTGCCGCAAGACCATTGCCGCTGAGGCGCTGCCGAACGGCAAGGCGTATTACGCCTTCGAAGTGCGCCAATACACCACCACCGACATGACGCCGGAGCAAATCCACCAACTGGGCCTGCAGAAGGTCGCGCAGATTCACGCGCAGATGGAACAGATTTTCAAGCAAGTCGGTTTCAAGGGCAGTTACCAGGATTTCCTGCATTATCTGCGCACCAATCCGCGCTTCTATTACAAGGATCCGCAGGACCTGCTCGAAGCCTATCGTGCCGCCGCCAAGAACGTGGACCCGCACCTCATGCAGTTTTTCCCCGTGTGGATACTGCCGCGCGTGACCTACGGCGTGCGGCCGATTCCCGCGGCGCTCGCGCCCGACACCTATCCGGCCTATTCCGTGCCGCCCGCGGGCGACGGCAGCGTTGCAGGCTACATGGCGGTGAATCTGTACAAGCCGGAGACGCGGCCGAAATACGACATCCAGGTACTCACCTGCCACGAAGGCCGGCCCGGCCACCAATTGCAGATCCCCATCGGTATGGAACTCAAGAACCTGCCGGATTTCCGCCGCTTCGATTACTACAGTTCCTACGGCGAGGGCTGGGCGCTGTACACCGAAACGCTGTGCAACGAGATGGGCCTGTACGACACGCCCTACAAGAAATTCGGCTATCTCGATTACCAGATGTGGCGCGCGGTGCGCCTGGTGGTGGACACCGGCATCCATTCCGAGGGTTGGACGCGCGCGCAGGCGGTCAAGTATTTCGAGGACAACACCGCCTTGAGCCTGCAGAACATCAACACCGAAGTGGACCGCTACATCGCCTGGCCGGGGCAGGCGCTGTCGTACATGATCGGCGAAATTGAAATCCAGAAGCTGCGCGCACAAGCAGAACAAACGCTGGGTTCGAAGTTCGACATCAAGGCCTTCCACGCCGCGGTGCTGGAGCACGGCAACGTGCCGCTCACCGTGTTGCAACAGGTCGTGGACCAGTGGATTCAGGATGCACAGGCCGGCAAGTCCGAACCGCATCCCTGA
- the nadA gene encoding quinolinate synthase NadA: protein MATPALAIDLYTSLEDEACDARIRAAKARLKGRAVVLGHHYQREEVYRHADLTGDSLKLARLASQVDAPYIVFCGVHFMAEVADILSRPDQSVILPDLAAGCSMADMANLAKVETAWRELAEVCDPDAAVTPITYVNSAADLKAFCGRHGGSVCTSTNAKGILEWAFKQREKVLFFPDQHLGRWSGHKLGVPLEDMAVWDFEKPMGGLTQEQIKKAKILLWNGHCSVHQMFRPEHIDKFKQKYPDAKVICHPECAFEVCLKADYVGSTEFIQTTIRAAQPGTRWLVGTELNLVNRLHEEVKHKGINVHFMSPMVCMCSTMFRIDPQHFAWTLENLAEGNVVNRIKVPEPDVSQARTALERMLSVKVA from the coding sequence ATGGCCACACCGGCCTTGGCAATTGATCTCTACACTTCGCTGGAGGATGAAGCCTGCGACGCGCGCATTCGTGCCGCCAAGGCACGCCTCAAGGGCCGTGCCGTTGTCCTCGGCCACCACTACCAGCGCGAAGAGGTCTATCGCCACGCGGATCTCACCGGCGACTCGCTCAAGCTCGCGCGTCTCGCCTCACAGGTGGATGCACCGTACATCGTGTTCTGCGGCGTGCACTTCATGGCGGAAGTCGCGGACATTCTCTCGCGCCCGGATCAGTCCGTGATCCTGCCGGACCTCGCGGCCGGCTGCTCAATGGCCGACATGGCCAATCTCGCCAAAGTGGAAACCGCGTGGCGCGAACTCGCCGAAGTTTGCGATCCGGACGCGGCTGTCACACCCATCACCTACGTCAATTCCGCGGCTGATCTCAAAGCTTTTTGCGGCCGCCATGGCGGCAGCGTCTGCACCAGCACCAATGCCAAGGGCATTCTCGAATGGGCGTTCAAACAACGCGAAAAAGTGCTGTTCTTCCCCGACCAGCACCTCGGCCGCTGGAGCGGCCACAAGCTGGGCGTGCCGCTCGAAGATATGGCGGTATGGGATTTTGAAAAACCGATGGGCGGGCTCACACAAGAGCAGATCAAGAAGGCAAAAATTCTGCTGTGGAACGGTCATTGCTCCGTGCATCAGATGTTCCGCCCGGAGCACATAGACAAGTTCAAGCAGAAATACCCGGACGCGAAGGTCATCTGTCATCCCGAGTGCGCCTTCGAGGTGTGCCTGAAGGCGGATTACGTCGGCTCCACCGAATTCATCCAGACCACGATCCGCGCCGCCCAACCCGGCACGCGCTGGCTGGTAGGCACCGAGCTGAATCTCGTCAATCGCCTGCACGAAGAAGTCAAGCACAAGGGTATCAACGTGCACTTCATGTCGCCCATGGTGTGTATGTGTTCCACCATGTTCCGCATTGATCCGCAGCATTTCGCCTGGACGTTGGAGAATCTCGCCGAAGGCAATGTGGTAAATCGGATCAAGGTGCCGGAGCCGGATGTTTCCCAGGCGCGCACTGCGCTGGAGCGGATGCTGAGCGTGAAGGTTGCGTAG
- the nudB gene encoding dihydroneopterin triphosphate diphosphatase produces the protein MNTSPLTPHPSLSYKRPESVLVVIYTRHGEVLRLRRRIPPDYWQSVTGSLLDNETPLQAALREVREETGFLADHGLTDSGVVNRYPIHRAWLAKFAAGTKENVEHVFSWSLPAIDAVRLDPHEHLEYRWLPRDEALELASSSTDRDAILKLVPKEVRGEG, from the coding sequence TTGAACACCTCTCCCCTCACGCCTCACCCCTCACTCTCTTACAAACGTCCTGAATCCGTGCTGGTGGTGATCTACACCCGCCACGGAGAAGTGCTGCGCCTGCGGCGGCGCATTCCGCCGGATTACTGGCAATCGGTCACCGGCAGCCTGCTGGATAACGAAACTCCGCTGCAGGCCGCGCTGCGCGAAGTGCGCGAAGAAACCGGCTTTCTGGCCGACCACGGCCTGACCGACAGCGGCGTGGTCAACCGCTACCCCATCCACAGGGCTTGGCTGGCGAAATTCGCCGCCGGCACCAAGGAAAACGTGGAGCACGTGTTTTCCTGGTCATTGCCGGCGATCGACGCCGTGCGCCTTGATCCCCATGAGCACCTGGAATATCGCTGGCTGCCGCGCGACGAGGCGCTCGAACTCGCGAGTTCCAGCACCGATCGCGACGCCATACTGAAACTAGTGCCTAAAGAAGTGAGGGGTGAGGGGTGA
- the aspS gene encoding aspartate--tRNA ligase, with product MRTHYCGQVNESLLDREIQVAGWVHRRRDHGGVIFVDLRDREGLVQVVFDPDRAAMFADAEHLRSEFVVSVKGKVRHRPKGTENSNLPSGKVEVLALGMEILNRAETPPFMLDEEDVNEERRLKYRYVDLRRPVMQQRLKMRAAIARTLRVYLDAHGFIEFETPMLTRATPEGARDYLVPSRTHPGKFFALPQSPQLFKQLLMMSGMDRYYQIVRCFRDEDLRADRQPEFTQLDIETSFLDEQGITHIMEGLIRDLFKRVLNVELPDPFPRLTYAEAMRRYGSDKPDLRIPLELVDVADLVKDCEFKVFAGPAKNPDGRVAALRLPDGGALARSEIDECTAFVARYGAKGLAYIKVNDVAKGREGLQSPIVKFLSDDALAGILKRTGAGNNDVIFFGADKAKVVNDALGALRLKLGQERGLAENAWRPLWVTDFPMFEYNAEAKRWVAMHHPFTAPRVDSIEKLKSDPAHAVARAYDMVLNGSEIGGGSVRIHRNEMQSAVFGLLNIGPEEAQEKFGFLLEALKYGAPPHGGIAFGLDRIAMLMSGAPNIREVIAFPKTQTAYDPLTDAPGSVGEAQLKELHIRLRLPTTAKDGGGEE from the coding sequence ATGCGTACCCATTATTGCGGCCAGGTCAACGAATCGCTGCTTGACCGGGAAATCCAAGTGGCCGGCTGGGTGCACCGCCGCCGCGACCACGGTGGCGTCATCTTCGTGGACCTGCGCGACCGCGAGGGACTGGTGCAGGTGGTGTTCGATCCGGATCGCGCCGCGATGTTTGCCGACGCCGAGCACCTGCGCAGCGAGTTCGTGGTGAGCGTGAAGGGCAAGGTCCGCCATCGCCCCAAGGGCACGGAGAACTCCAACCTGCCCAGCGGCAAGGTGGAAGTGCTGGCACTCGGCATGGAAATCCTCAACCGCGCGGAAACCCCGCCGTTCATGCTGGATGAGGAAGACGTCAATGAAGAACGGCGGCTCAAATACCGTTACGTGGATCTGCGCCGTCCGGTCATGCAGCAGCGCCTCAAGATGCGCGCTGCAATCGCGCGCACCTTGCGCGTTTACCTTGACGCGCACGGCTTCATCGAATTCGAAACGCCGATGCTGACGCGCGCCACACCCGAAGGCGCGCGAGATTATCTGGTGCCGAGCCGCACCCATCCCGGAAAATTCTTCGCCCTGCCGCAGTCGCCGCAGCTTTTCAAGCAACTGCTGATGATGTCGGGCATGGACCGTTATTACCAGATCGTGCGCTGCTTCCGAGACGAGGATCTGCGTGCCGACCGCCAGCCGGAGTTCACCCAGCTCGACATCGAGACCTCGTTCCTCGACGAGCAGGGCATCACTCATATCATGGAAGGACTGATCCGCGACCTGTTCAAGCGCGTGCTGAACGTGGAGCTGCCGGATCCTTTCCCGCGCCTCACTTATGCGGAAGCCATGCGCCGCTACGGTTCCGACAAGCCGGACCTGCGCATTCCGCTGGAGCTGGTGGACGTGGCCGATCTGGTCAAGGACTGCGAGTTCAAGGTGTTCGCCGGCCCGGCGAAAAACCCGGACGGCCGTGTGGCTGCCCTGCGCCTGCCGGACGGCGGCGCGCTCGCGCGCAGCGAGATTGATGAGTGCACCGCGTTCGTGGCGCGCTACGGCGCCAAGGGGCTTGCCTATATAAAGGTAAACGATGTCGCCAAGGGCCGTGAGGGCTTGCAGTCGCCCATTGTCAAATTCCTTTCCGATGATGCGTTGGCGGGCATCCTGAAGCGCACCGGCGCCGGAAACAACGACGTGATTTTCTTCGGTGCCGACAAGGCCAAGGTGGTCAACGACGCGCTCGGTGCGCTGCGGTTGAAGCTCGGTCAGGAACGCGGTCTCGCGGAAAATGCCTGGCGGCCGTTGTGGGTGACGGATTTCCCGATGTTCGAGTACAACGCAGAAGCCAAGCGCTGGGTGGCGATGCACCACCCCTTCACCGCGCCGCGCGTGGACAGCATCGAAAAACTCAAGAGCGATCCGGCGCACGCCGTGGCGCGCGCCTACGACATGGTACTGAACGGTTCGGAGATCGGCGGCGGCTCGGTGCGCATTCACCGCAACGAGATGCAGTCGGCGGTGTTCGGCCTGCTCAACATCGGGCCGGAAGAAGCGCAGGAAAAATTCGGCTTCCTGCTTGAAGCGCTGAAATACGGTGCGCCGCCCCACGGCGGCATCGCCTTCGGCCTGGATCGCATCGCCATGCTCATGTCGGGTGCACCCAACATCCGCGAGGTCATTGCTTTCCCGAAGACCCAGACCGCCTACGATCCGCTTACCGATGCGCCCGGCAGTGTCGGCGAAGCGCAGCTCAAGGAATTGCACATCCGCCTGCGCTTGCCGACGACCGCCAAAGATGGCGGCGGTGAGGAGTGA
- a CDS encoding DUF502 domain-containing protein, which yields MADDPVTKRPHKSIIRRYLIAGLLAWVPLGVTIFIIKFFAGYLSGLVGLLPVAWQPDHLIGFHIPGLSAIIGIIVIVIVLFITGLLASNFFGRFLLGLGVDLLEHIPLVRSIYSTVKQISDTMFSKKGKAFRKVVLIRYPHKDSWSLAFLTSDSLGEVGIKAPSPLISVFIPTTPNPTSGFLILVPPEDVIELEMTVDEAFKMIVSLGVIVPPYPRIAAAKADAAIARDKSSA from the coding sequence ATGGCCGACGATCCAGTCACCAAGCGTCCGCACAAAAGCATCATCCGCCGCTACCTGATTGCGGGCTTGCTGGCGTGGGTGCCTTTGGGCGTCACCATTTTCATCATCAAGTTCTTTGCCGGTTATCTTTCGGGACTGGTGGGCCTGTTGCCGGTCGCCTGGCAGCCCGATCACCTGATCGGATTTCATATCCCCGGTTTGAGCGCCATCATCGGCATCATCGTCATCGTGATCGTGCTGTTCATCACGGGCCTGTTGGCCAGCAACTTCTTCGGCCGCTTCCTGCTTGGCTTGGGCGTTGACCTGCTGGAGCACATCCCGCTGGTGCGCTCCATCTACAGCACCGTCAAGCAGATCTCTGACACCATGTTTTCCAAAAAGGGCAAGGCGTTCCGCAAGGTGGTGCTGATCCGTTATCCGCACAAGGACAGCTGGAGCCTGGCGTTTCTGACCAGCGACAGTCTTGGCGAAGTCGGGATCAAGGCGCCCAGTCCGTTGATCAGCGTATTTATTCCCACCACGCCCAATCCCACCTCCGGCTTCCTGATCCTGGTGCCGCCCGAGGACGTGATCGAACTGGAGATGACCGTGGACGAGGCTTTCAAGATGATCGTCTCGCTGGGCGTGATCGTGCCGCCGTATCCGCGCATCGCGGCGGCGAAAGCCGACGCGGCTATTGCCAGGGATAAATCCTCTGCCTAA
- a CDS encoding zinc ribbon domain-containing protein, producing MPIYEYQCRACGHHLEALQKISEPALTQCPNCDKPALRKLVSAAGFRLKGKGWYETDFKSAHRHNVLDGGDKPAADKAEKKPAEIAAAKTDKTKADKPKSDKKPATRKTASSASS from the coding sequence ATGCCTATATATGAGTACCAGTGCCGCGCCTGCGGCCACCATCTGGAAGCGCTGCAGAAGATCAGCGAGCCGGCGCTCACGCAGTGTCCGAACTGCGACAAGCCGGCCTTGCGCAAACTTGTGTCGGCGGCCGGGTTCCGTCTCAAGGGCAAGGGCTGGTACGAGACTGATTTCAAGTCCGCTCACCGGCACAACGTGCTGGACGGCGGTGATAAACCGGCCGCCGACAAGGCCGAGAAAAAGCCCGCGGAAATCGCGGCAGCCAAAACCGACAAAACCAAGGCAGACAAGCCGAAGAGCGACAAGAAGCCGGCGACCAGGAAAACGGCCTCGTCCGCGTCATCCTGA
- a CDS encoding ABC transporter ATP-binding protein/permease, producing the protein MTSAPKHHHTLRALLPFIWEFRGRAMLALAFLVIAKIVTVLIPVVLKHLVDDLNPVHHTALVLPLALLIGYGALRFASTLFGELRDLVFEFASLRAVRRIALRVFRHLHDLDLAFHLERQTGGLSRDIERGTRGINFVLSFMLFNILPTLLEIALVLGIFLWNFTAWFALIIVASVAVYIAFSIAVTEWRMQHVRRMNEQDSRANTRAVDSLLNYETVKYFTNEEYEAGRYDNEMATWEKEALKTQYSLSSLNSGQALIIALGVTAMMLLAGYEVVHGKMTLGDFVMVNAYMVQLFMPLNFLGFVYREMKRSLVDMERMFTLLDRHTQIADAPGAAALQVRCGEIHFEDLRFGYGPDREILHGVSFSVPAGKKVAVVGPSGAGKSTLARLMFRFYDANRGRILIDGQDIRGVTRDSLRRQLGIVPQDTVLFNDTIYYNIAYGRPGAARADIERAAGMANLKEFIESLPKGYDTLVGERGLKLSGGEKQRVAIARAILKNPPILVFDEATSSLDSNAEQAILSSLRELAEHRTSLVIAHRLSTIVDADDIVVLDQGRIAERGTHRELLRIGGLYAQLWTLQQREAEEREKHAVAPASPAFALS; encoded by the coding sequence ATGACCTCGGCCCCGAAGCACCATCACACCCTGCGCGCACTGCTGCCGTTCATCTGGGAATTCCGCGGCCGCGCCATGCTGGCGCTGGCCTTCCTGGTGATTGCCAAAATCGTCACGGTGCTGATTCCCGTGGTCCTGAAGCACCTGGTGGACGACCTGAATCCGGTGCACCACACGGCGCTGGTGCTACCGCTTGCCCTGCTCATCGGCTACGGCGCGCTGCGCTTCGCCAGCACCCTGTTCGGCGAACTGCGCGACCTGGTATTCGAGTTTGCCTCGCTGCGCGCGGTGCGGCGCATCGCGTTGCGCGTGTTCCGCCACCTGCACGATCTGGACCTGGCGTTCCACCTGGAACGCCAGACCGGCGGGCTGTCGCGCGACATTGAGCGCGGCACGCGCGGCATCAACTTCGTGCTCTCCTTCATGCTGTTCAACATCCTGCCGACGCTGCTGGAAATCGCGTTGGTGCTGGGAATCTTCCTGTGGAACTTCACCGCCTGGTTCGCGCTCATCATCGTGGCGTCGGTGGCGGTGTATATCGCGTTTTCCATCGCGGTGACGGAATGGCGCATGCAGCACGTGCGGCGCATGAACGAGCAGGACTCCAGGGCCAACACGCGCGCGGTGGACAGCCTGCTGAATTACGAGACCGTCAAATACTTCACCAACGAGGAATATGAAGCCGGACGTTACGACAACGAAATGGCGACGTGGGAAAAGGAAGCGCTCAAGACCCAGTACTCGCTCTCCTCGCTCAACAGCGGCCAGGCGCTGATCATCGCCCTGGGCGTTACCGCCATGATGCTGCTCGCGGGTTACGAGGTGGTGCACGGCAAGATGACGCTCGGCGATTTCGTCATGGTCAACGCCTACATGGTGCAGTTGTTCATGCCGCTGAATTTCCTGGGCTTCGTGTACCGCGAGATGAAACGCTCGCTGGTGGACATGGAACGCATGTTCACGCTGCTCGACCGCCATACCCAGATTGCGGACGCACCCGGAGCTGCGGCGCTCCAGGTGCGCTGCGGCGAAATACACTTCGAAGACCTGCGCTTCGGTTACGGGCCGGACCGCGAAATCCTGCACGGCGTGAGCTTCAGCGTCCCCGCCGGCAAAAAAGTCGCAGTGGTCGGGCCGAGCGGCGCCGGCAAATCCACGCTCGCGCGCCTGATGTTCCGTTTTTATGACGCGAACCGCGGCCGCATCCTGATTGACGGCCAGGACATCCGCGGGGTGACGCGCGACAGTCTGCGCCGCCAGCTCGGCATCGTGCCGCAGGACACGGTGTTGTTCAACGACACAATTTACTACAACATCGCCTACGGCCGGCCCGGAGCCGCGCGCGCCGACATCGAACGCGCCGCGGGCATGGCGAATCTCAAGGAATTCATCGAATCTTTGCCCAAGGGCTACGACACGTTGGTCGGCGAGCGCGGACTGAAACTCTCGGGGGGCGAGAAGCAGCGCGTGGCCATCGCCCGCGCGATTCTGAAGAATCCACCCATCCTGGTGTTCGACGAGGCCACTTCGAGCCTGGACTCCAACGCCGAGCAGGCGATCTTGAGTTCGCTCAGGGAACTCGCTGAGCATCGCACCAGTCTGGTGATCGCGCACCGGCTGTCCACCATCGTGG